From a single Bryobacter aggregatus MPL3 genomic region:
- a CDS encoding TonB-dependent receptor yields MLFPLCLAIPLQAETFSISGIIRDAHGVVAGAKLSLAGPQTVPSTRTNAAGAYRFDSLQPGKYHLSVTHNGFEPLERELVLSTVSIETDLTLQPRAIATTMEVTDLAGKATASRMEIPDRDLPVQVSSIPRDTIESQGLNDLSTALQNASGVSSRVQYGVYEAYTVRGFSGSSVLMVDGMRMEGNRPNTQLNNVEQVEVLKGPSSVLYGGSALAGAINIVRKKPQAIPAYDLSYRVGRFGLNQVGASATGAILGRTRLLYRLDTMFENSDGWRGAGAKRFNVSPTFTWLLHDRARLTFFQGYTQDRFKLDAGIPNGLYNVPGFDLSSRFNTKQDFEAAREWQNQIFFNGNINSKWEVRNSFFYNRKGDQYYHAESLSYQPALNQVNRTALYFYHHRRPLQNQSDVLGNFQFLGLKHYVLAGYEYQDFYNFTDRSAGRSIALPPVLLPSFSDAYVPVPDFPTTSVDFSSALSRATYWQDQISIGKRLKVNVGGRFTDYNRSAFTNTYTSTGITRGIDSKRHATAYTYRAGLVYSLTEGQQVYFSSNSSFTPVTTIPADGRELLPELGRSFEVGHRWQAFGGRFKANTALYKMVRQNVTVALGAGLYNQAGQQSSKGIDFDATGDLGRGIRLVANYGYTLPRYDEYFTSNGTVDLSGRRPNYTTRHVGNVWLTKQWGSFYTSLGARYMGPVFLNDTNTARLGGWTRLGGAVGYRRKFYDWSLNAENLFNRQRYIVSTLGSNGAQLFPGSPINIFTTIRLRFRS; encoded by the coding sequence TTGCTGTTTCCCCTCTGCCTGGCCATTCCACTCCAGGCTGAAACATTCTCAATTTCTGGCATCATTCGCGATGCTCACGGTGTCGTCGCCGGAGCCAAGCTTTCTCTTGCTGGTCCGCAGACCGTTCCATCCACCCGCACGAACGCTGCTGGGGCGTATCGTTTCGATAGCTTGCAGCCCGGCAAGTATCATCTGTCGGTTACGCACAATGGCTTTGAGCCGTTGGAGCGAGAGCTTGTACTCAGCACGGTCTCCATCGAAACGGACCTCACGCTCCAGCCGCGCGCAATCGCAACCACGATGGAGGTGACCGACCTGGCGGGCAAAGCGACCGCATCACGCATGGAGATTCCAGATCGCGATCTCCCGGTACAGGTCAGCAGCATTCCCAGAGACACCATCGAGAGCCAAGGTCTCAACGATCTCTCCACCGCACTGCAGAACGCCTCGGGAGTTTCCTCGCGCGTGCAGTATGGCGTGTATGAAGCCTACACCGTTCGCGGCTTTTCGGGGAGCAGCGTGCTAATGGTGGACGGAATGCGCATGGAAGGGAATCGGCCCAATACACAGCTCAACAATGTCGAGCAAGTGGAAGTATTGAAGGGGCCGAGCTCGGTCCTCTATGGTGGCTCTGCTCTTGCAGGCGCGATCAATATCGTTCGCAAGAAGCCACAGGCGATTCCCGCGTATGACCTGTCCTACCGCGTCGGACGCTTTGGCCTGAATCAGGTCGGCGCCAGCGCCACCGGAGCCATCCTGGGACGCACCCGGCTGCTCTATCGCCTCGATACGATGTTCGAGAACAGCGATGGCTGGAGAGGCGCCGGAGCCAAGCGCTTCAACGTCTCGCCCACTTTTACCTGGCTCCTCCACGACCGCGCGCGACTCACCTTCTTTCAGGGCTATACGCAGGATCGATTCAAACTCGATGCTGGAATTCCGAACGGCCTGTACAACGTTCCAGGCTTCGACCTGAGCAGCCGCTTCAACACAAAGCAAGACTTTGAGGCGGCGCGCGAATGGCAAAACCAGATCTTCTTCAACGGCAACATCAACTCGAAGTGGGAAGTGCGCAATAGCTTTTTCTACAACCGGAAGGGCGATCAGTATTATCACGCCGAATCGCTCAGCTACCAGCCTGCCCTGAACCAGGTGAATCGGACGGCGTTGTACTTCTATCACCATCGCCGCCCGCTGCAGAACCAAAGCGATGTTCTGGGCAACTTTCAGTTTCTGGGACTCAAACACTATGTCCTCGCCGGATATGAGTATCAGGATTTTTACAACTTCACCGATCGCTCGGCTGGCCGCAGCATTGCCTTGCCGCCAGTGTTGCTTCCCAGCTTCAGCGACGCCTATGTCCCTGTTCCCGACTTTCCAACAACAAGTGTGGACTTCTCCTCCGCGTTGAGCCGGGCCACTTATTGGCAGGATCAGATCAGCATTGGGAAGCGCTTGAAAGTCAATGTCGGAGGCCGCTTTACGGACTACAATCGCAGCGCCTTCACCAACACCTACACCAGCACCGGCATCACGCGCGGCATCGATAGCAAACGGCATGCCACCGCTTACACCTACCGCGCTGGACTGGTCTATTCGCTCACAGAAGGACAGCAAGTCTATTTCAGCTCAAACAGCTCCTTCACTCCCGTGACGACGATTCCTGCGGATGGCCGCGAACTCTTGCCGGAGTTGGGCAGAAGCTTTGAGGTGGGACATCGCTGGCAGGCCTTTGGCGGCCGCTTCAAGGCGAACACCGCACTTTACAAAATGGTGCGGCAGAATGTGACCGTCGCTCTTGGGGCAGGGCTCTACAATCAGGCGGGCCAACAGTCGTCCAAGGGCATTGATTTTGATGCGACCGGCGATCTGGGCCGCGGCATCCGGCTGGTCGCCAACTATGGCTACACGCTGCCACGATACGACGAATACTTCACCTCAAACGGCACTGTCGATCTCTCGGGACGCCGTCCGAATTACACCACCCGCCACGTCGGCAATGTCTGGCTCACCAAGCAATGGGGCAGCTTCTATACAAGCCTCGGCGCTCGTTACATGGGCCCGGTTTTCCTAAACGACACCAACACCGCACGGCTCGGCGGATGGACTCGTCTGGGAGGAGCAGTCGGCTACCGTCGTAAGTTCTATGACTGGTCGCTCAATGCCGAGAATCTCTTCAACCGGCAACGCTACATTGTTTCCACTCTGGGGAGCAATGGTGCGCAGTTGTTTCCGGGTTCGCCAATCAACATCTTCACCACCATCCGATTGCGATTCCGCTCATGA
- a CDS encoding PadR family transcriptional regulator codes for MKEKSDVHQGTLALMILKTLEVMGVLHGYGIARRIEQISGDVLAVNQGTLYPVLLKLEQEGAITSDWGLSENNRKARFYQLTREGRKQLQVEAKSWAQTTAIIDRFFTVKAEDLP; via the coding sequence TTGAAAGAAAAATCCGACGTTCACCAAGGCACTCTCGCGTTGATGATCCTCAAAACACTCGAGGTCATGGGCGTGCTCCACGGTTATGGAATCGCCCGGCGCATTGAGCAGATCAGTGGCGATGTCCTGGCCGTGAATCAAGGCACTCTCTATCCGGTACTGCTCAAGCTGGAGCAAGAAGGTGCGATCACGTCGGACTGGGGCCTGTCTGAGAACAATCGCAAGGCGCGCTTTTATCAGCTCACTCGGGAAGGGCGCAAGCAACTCCAGGTGGAAGCGAAGAGTTGGGCGCAGACCACGGCCATCATCGATCGATTCTTTACCGTGAAAGCAGAAGACTTGCCATGA
- a CDS encoding glycine-rich domain-containing protein, whose translation MKLSICIAACLVAGSHAIAQVNVNGDRNFLGQVNMTTATATKPFRLVSSTPTGACTVGSEVVQLLASANLYVCKSDTLTWSQISGSGGGSVTSVFGRTGVITAQSGDYSAGQITGLAASATTDATNASNILSGTLALARIAQGGATSGQALAWNGTAWAPASVGNSGTVTSVGLSLPGIFSVSNSPVTSSGTITATLGTQTANFVWAGPTAGAAAAPTFRALQPLDFASGGTDGYALVKNGTSWAWASIGSGGGGNYQTIQDQTPTDQTQRAKLRFVGSAGSGATVTITDNAGANATQVQVANDLAVIASRAQVQTGSDNYSAASSGTTTITSTTSGRAISGYTDGMPYTQKFTAACGATPTLNIDGIGAKRIYAGDGTTDPTCSAGGVYTMRYDAALNAGAGGWRFPAAGYTRTTVDLTSGTSWSVPSGISSVYAIICAGGGGGGGGYAGSSGGGGGGGGCEEGWVPTTPGGTVTYAIGTGGAGGANTFAASGGDGEKTTFGGLIAHGGFGGDNSARVNSGAGGSGFPPAPNAAASGTDVPGIQGARRDLGASGAARRSTATASGLVGSVGACNSGGSGYFSSGSVHTGVAGVTGAYYAAHGAGAAGASAGTGGTGTINGGAAGACGGGGGGGSNSSVGGTGGAGGNGFVRIIY comes from the coding sequence ATGAAACTCTCGATTTGCATTGCTGCTTGTCTGGTGGCTGGTTCTCATGCCATCGCACAAGTGAACGTCAACGGTGACCGCAACTTTCTGGGGCAGGTCAATATGACGACCGCCACAGCAACCAAACCTTTCCGATTGGTGTCCTCCACGCCAACGGGCGCATGTACTGTTGGCAGCGAGGTCGTCCAACTGCTGGCCTCGGCCAATCTCTATGTCTGTAAATCCGACACGCTGACCTGGAGCCAGATCTCCGGATCTGGAGGAGGCAGCGTGACATCGGTCTTTGGCCGTACGGGAGTGATTACGGCGCAGAGCGGGGATTATTCTGCTGGGCAGATCACTGGCCTGGCGGCATCGGCCACCACGGATGCAACCAACGCATCGAACATTCTCAGCGGTACACTCGCATTGGCTCGCATCGCGCAAGGCGGCGCCACGAGTGGGCAGGCACTCGCCTGGAACGGAACCGCATGGGCTCCCGCATCGGTTGGGAACTCGGGTACGGTGACCAGTGTCGGGCTCAGCTTACCCGGGATCTTTAGTGTGTCGAACTCTCCAGTCACTTCCTCGGGCACCATCACCGCCACGCTGGGGACGCAGACGGCGAACTTTGTTTGGGCTGGCCCAACAGCAGGAGCTGCGGCCGCACCAACTTTCCGTGCGCTGCAGCCCCTAGACTTCGCGAGTGGTGGCACGGATGGTTATGCCTTGGTGAAGAACGGAACCAGTTGGGCCTGGGCGTCGATTGGAAGTGGAGGTGGCGGCAACTACCAGACCATCCAAGACCAGACTCCGACAGACCAGACCCAACGGGCGAAGCTACGCTTTGTGGGGAGTGCGGGTTCCGGCGCCACCGTTACGATCACCGACAACGCTGGTGCGAATGCGACGCAAGTGCAGGTTGCAAATGATCTGGCGGTTATCGCCTCTCGCGCCCAAGTGCAAACCGGTTCTGACAACTACAGCGCGGCTTCCTCTGGAACAACGACGATTACATCAACGACCTCCGGCCGGGCGATCTCAGGCTATACGGACGGCATGCCCTACACCCAGAAGTTCACCGCCGCGTGCGGTGCGACCCCGACCTTGAATATCGACGGGATCGGCGCGAAGCGCATCTATGCCGGCGATGGGACCACGGATCCGACGTGTAGCGCCGGGGGCGTGTACACGATGCGCTATGACGCGGCGCTGAATGCAGGCGCGGGCGGTTGGCGCTTTCCGGCTGCGGGGTATACCCGTACGACTGTAGATCTTACCTCTGGCACATCTTGGTCTGTTCCTTCCGGCATCTCGTCTGTTTACGCAATCATCTGCGCTGGTGGTGGTGGCGGTGGTGGGGGTTATGCCGGCTCTTCGGGCGGCGGCGGTGGCGGCGGTGGATGCGAAGAAGGATGGGTGCCGACAACTCCAGGAGGCACGGTTACGTATGCGATCGGTACCGGCGGCGCTGGAGGGGCGAACACATTCGCGGCTAGCGGTGGAGATGGCGAGAAGACGACCTTTGGGGGGCTGATCGCACATGGTGGATTTGGAGGTGACAATAGCGCCCGAGTAAACTCTGGGGCTGGAGGCAGTGGGTTTCCGCCTGCGCCCAATGCTGCAGCGTCAGGCACTGACGTGCCAGGCATACAGGGAGCGAGGCGTGACCTGGGCGCATCTGGGGCTGCAAGACGGTCTACCGCAACCGCTTCTGGTTTAGTCGGATCGGTTGGAGCCTGTAACTCAGGTGGGTCAGGATACTTTTCCAGTGGCTCGGTGCATACTGGCGTTGCTGGGGTAACCGGTGCATATTACGCAGCGCACGGAGCTGGTGCCGCTGGGGCGAGCGCAGGCACCGGAGGCACAGGCACTATCAACGGTGGCGCTGCAGGCGCTTGCGGTGGCGGTGGTGGTGGCGGAAGCAACTCATCGGTTGGTGGAACGGGAGGAGCAGGAGGCAATGGCTTTGTACGGATCATTTACTAA
- a CDS encoding ADOP family duplicated permease, with amino-acid sequence MKHLRRLFTRFHSLFTRQRDEERLREEFEEHLAMLIEDKMRSGLPYAEARRQARLSFGSLEVIKETYREQRGLPRLEAVAADVVFGWRQLRKHPVTTAAAILSLALAIGATTAAFRLVDAVLWRPLPVAEPERLSYLAQTLINREGKLEQDDSFDYPTFQRYQQAVGARADFLVVGRISRRQQVRIGMAKETETLHRQYVSGNLFEVFGLRAAHGRLFRSDEDRKPGGHPVAVLSYDYWTRRFQQDPAVLGTVITLEKHALEIIGVAPQGFIGTEPGETTDLFVPATMNVEALASPGWAWFRIWIRPSPGWGLEQIEAPLQLLHKEELQQRLRSFPAGTPQAAIDRHLSNQLHLFPAASGVSDLQRQYRQPLLILALLVVLVLLVACANVANLLMAQGATRAHEMALRVSLGASRASLVRLVLIEGTMLAGAASLLGAMLASMAVPIVIAMLRLPNDPVRLASEAGWREFLFSAALTVVVSFLFGLAPALRASASQPISALKGSNNPSSNRFRNGLVATQLAFCIFVLFLAGLFVNSFAQLQHRPLGFSPDKLLVVQLEADRPRQLPVWMQLVEHLRNRPGVESASLAGWPLLTGNRWTGPIRVPGDRLAARDPNFLQVSPDYFKTMKIRRIGGRELRLGDEAPRLNEKKEPLAGVGVVNETFARTYFNGRNPVGRVIEVTQNRDQVAPLEIVGYVQDTVYADLREPFRPTIYLPMNEREESTILVRSRENPLALAPSLREELSRAFPTFRIRNSNAQEDLIQGGMLREKLLSSISLFFAFAALLLAAVGLYGILHDSVTVQRREIGIRLALGAQAADIVREVTSDAFRMLLLGCGLGMLLGLATVRYIQSLLYGVKATDFAALLVPLLLLISVATLAALTPVLRAIQLDPAKVLREESL; translated from the coding sequence ATGAAGCATTTGAGACGTCTCTTCACTCGATTCCACTCCTTGTTCACAAGGCAACGCGATGAAGAACGTCTCCGTGAGGAGTTTGAAGAGCACCTCGCGATGTTGATCGAGGACAAGATGCGCTCGGGCCTTCCCTACGCGGAAGCCCGGCGGCAGGCGCGGCTGAGCTTTGGCTCGCTCGAAGTCATCAAGGAAACATATCGAGAGCAACGCGGTCTTCCTCGTCTTGAAGCAGTCGCTGCTGATGTTGTCTTCGGCTGGCGGCAACTCCGCAAGCATCCAGTCACCACCGCAGCGGCAATCCTGTCCTTGGCGCTTGCCATTGGCGCGACTACGGCGGCCTTTCGTCTTGTGGATGCTGTTCTCTGGCGACCGCTCCCCGTCGCCGAACCGGAGCGCCTCTCGTATCTGGCCCAGACCTTGATCAATCGCGAGGGCAAGCTCGAACAGGACGATTCGTTTGACTACCCGACATTCCAGCGCTACCAGCAAGCCGTAGGGGCGCGTGCCGACTTCCTGGTTGTTGGAAGGATTTCGCGCCGCCAGCAAGTGCGCATCGGGATGGCAAAAGAGACTGAAACGCTGCACCGGCAATATGTTTCGGGTAATCTCTTTGAGGTCTTTGGATTGCGTGCCGCGCATGGCCGCCTATTTCGTTCGGACGAGGACCGCAAGCCCGGTGGCCATCCTGTGGCAGTGCTGAGCTACGATTACTGGACTCGCCGCTTCCAGCAAGACCCTGCCGTACTCGGGACAGTGATCACTCTTGAGAAGCATGCCCTCGAGATCATTGGCGTGGCGCCGCAAGGCTTCATTGGAACAGAGCCTGGTGAGACAACGGACCTATTTGTTCCCGCGACGATGAATGTGGAGGCGCTCGCGAGCCCAGGCTGGGCATGGTTTCGCATCTGGATTCGCCCCAGTCCGGGGTGGGGACTCGAACAGATCGAAGCACCCCTCCAACTGCTTCACAAAGAGGAACTCCAACAACGGCTCCGCAGCTTTCCCGCGGGCACACCGCAGGCGGCCATCGATCGACATCTGAGCAATCAGCTGCATTTGTTTCCCGCAGCTTCTGGCGTCTCAGACCTGCAGCGCCAATACCGTCAACCCTTGCTGATTCTCGCGCTCCTTGTTGTGCTGGTCCTGCTTGTGGCCTGCGCCAACGTTGCAAACCTGCTGATGGCACAAGGCGCTACCCGTGCTCATGAGATGGCGCTCCGCGTCTCGCTCGGGGCCAGCCGGGCGAGTCTCGTCCGGCTGGTTCTCATTGAAGGCACAATGCTGGCTGGCGCCGCCTCACTTCTTGGCGCAATGCTCGCCTCGATGGCAGTGCCGATTGTGATTGCGATGCTGCGACTCCCCAATGATCCGGTTCGACTTGCCTCCGAAGCAGGATGGCGGGAGTTTCTCTTCAGTGCTGCTCTTACTGTTGTCGTGAGCTTTTTATTTGGTCTCGCACCCGCTTTGCGCGCCTCTGCCTCCCAACCGATCAGTGCTCTCAAAGGTAGTAACAATCCAAGCTCAAACCGCTTCCGCAATGGGCTGGTTGCAACTCAGCTAGCCTTTTGTATTTTTGTGCTCTTTCTTGCGGGGCTCTTCGTGAATAGCTTTGCGCAACTGCAACACCGTCCTCTTGGCTTCTCTCCCGATAAACTCCTTGTCGTCCAACTGGAAGCAGATCGTCCGAGGCAACTGCCGGTCTGGATGCAGTTGGTGGAGCACTTACGCAATCGCCCCGGAGTGGAGTCGGCATCCTTAGCGGGCTGGCCACTTCTGACTGGCAATCGATGGACTGGCCCGATCCGAGTTCCGGGCGATCGCCTGGCGGCTCGGGATCCCAACTTCCTGCAGGTGTCGCCCGACTACTTTAAAACGATGAAGATCCGCCGCATTGGGGGGAGAGAGTTGCGATTGGGTGACGAAGCCCCGCGCCTCAACGAAAAGAAGGAACCGCTGGCCGGAGTTGGGGTGGTGAACGAAACCTTTGCCCGTACTTATTTCAATGGCCGGAACCCCGTCGGCCGGGTGATCGAAGTGACGCAGAACCGGGATCAAGTTGCGCCCCTCGAAATTGTCGGCTACGTGCAGGATACGGTCTATGCGGATCTGCGCGAACCTTTTCGACCCACGATCTATCTCCCAATGAATGAACGGGAGGAGAGCACGATTCTGGTGCGCAGCCGTGAGAATCCGCTGGCCCTCGCGCCCTCTCTTCGAGAAGAGTTGTCGCGTGCGTTTCCCACGTTTCGGATTCGAAACAGCAACGCGCAGGAAGACTTGATTCAAGGCGGAATGCTCCGGGAAAAACTGCTCTCCAGCATCTCACTCTTCTTTGCATTCGCTGCACTTCTTTTGGCTGCCGTCGGACTCTATGGAATTCTTCATGATTCGGTGACGGTACAGCGGCGGGAGATCGGGATCCGGTTGGCTCTCGGAGCCCAAGCGGCCGATATCGTGCGAGAAGTCACATCGGATGCATTTCGTATGCTCCTGCTCGGTTGTGGCCTCGGAATGCTCCTCGGGCTTGCCACGGTGCGTTACATTCAGTCCCTCTTATACGGAGTCAAGGCTACGGACTTCGCCGCGCTGTTGGTTCCCCTTCTGCTTCTGATCAGCGTGGCGACCCTGGCGGCATTGACGCCTGTCCTTCGTGCCATCCAGCTCGATCCAGCAAAGGTTCTGCGAGAAGAGTCATTATAA
- a CDS encoding lysophospholipid acyltransferase family protein: MDQLREFWRRAMRRPDASIHDRVLAELELRTDCKGAIEEIPAAGPLVVVANHPFGIVEGPTLGALLERVRPDVMFVTNSLLAQLPELRDRIFAVDPYGGAAQSNAAAVRGALRHLRRGGALVVFPAGEVSSMRPPLGWIQDAPWQSMAARLAMKTEAAILPVYFAGSNRPHFHLAGLVHASLRTLLLPSEMLSQRKRTIRIVIGHPVKAARYRSADRLTRHLRHSTYRLARQLRHAPVAPSPESTDLAREIGKLAPILETEGYSVYLEKADRIPVALQEIARLRELSFRAVGEGTGRDKDLDDFDFRYWHLFVWRRDANEIAGAYRLADGAEQKDRIYCETLFRFPRDWKIIQSQGVELGRSFVRSGYQRDLMPLLLLWQGIGRFVKDRPHIRYLFGPVSISADYTPAARALISSFFNQRWTGVQPRNLLTGALNWRPGQVWRGPRDIEALGKRVAELEPDGKGLPVLLRQYANLGGDIICLNLDQQFSNALDGLILLDLQRVPLRMMRRYFGEEGVCRFLSVAQEDQKDCGVRRTRFENSVRQS; encoded by the coding sequence ATGGATCAGCTTCGAGAGTTTTGGCGGAGAGCCATGAGGCGCCCGGATGCGTCGATTCATGATCGAGTGCTGGCGGAATTGGAATTGCGAACGGATTGCAAAGGAGCGATTGAGGAGATCCCCGCCGCCGGCCCACTCGTCGTCGTGGCCAATCATCCCTTTGGCATTGTGGAAGGACCCACGCTCGGAGCACTGCTGGAGCGAGTGCGCCCCGACGTGATGTTTGTCACCAACTCTCTCCTGGCACAACTGCCCGAGTTGCGGGATCGGATCTTCGCGGTGGATCCGTATGGCGGCGCGGCACAATCCAACGCAGCTGCCGTGCGGGGAGCACTCCGGCATCTCCGTCGGGGTGGAGCTCTCGTTGTTTTTCCTGCGGGCGAGGTCTCCTCGATGCGTCCGCCCTTGGGATGGATCCAGGATGCACCGTGGCAGTCCATGGCAGCCAGGCTGGCGATGAAAACAGAGGCGGCGATTCTGCCGGTCTACTTTGCGGGAAGCAATCGCCCCCACTTTCATCTTGCCGGGCTGGTGCACGCTTCTCTCCGGACCTTGCTGTTGCCCTCAGAGATGCTTTCCCAACGCAAACGGACCATCCGGATCGTCATCGGACACCCGGTAAAAGCAGCCCGGTACCGTAGTGCGGACCGGCTCACACGGCATCTGCGGCACAGCACCTACCGGCTGGCCCGCCAACTGCGCCATGCGCCTGTCGCACCTTCACCAGAGAGCACCGATCTCGCACGCGAAATCGGAAAGCTGGCGCCGATTCTTGAGACCGAGGGTTATTCGGTCTACCTCGAGAAGGCCGATCGCATCCCCGTAGCCTTACAAGAGATTGCACGCCTGCGAGAGCTTAGCTTCCGCGCCGTCGGGGAAGGAACCGGACGCGACAAGGATCTGGACGATTTCGATTTCCGCTATTGGCATCTTTTTGTCTGGCGTCGCGATGCAAATGAGATTGCCGGTGCGTACCGCTTGGCCGATGGAGCGGAACAGAAGGATCGAATCTATTGCGAAACCCTCTTTCGATTCCCACGGGACTGGAAAATAATCCAATCGCAAGGAGTGGAACTGGGCCGCTCCTTTGTCCGCTCCGGCTACCAGCGCGATCTGATGCCTTTGTTGCTACTGTGGCAGGGGATTGGACGATTCGTGAAGGATCGGCCACACATCCGTTATCTCTTTGGTCCGGTAAGCATTAGTGCGGACTACACACCGGCAGCGCGAGCGCTGATCTCCAGCTTCTTCAATCAGAGGTGGACCGGCGTACAACCGCGCAACCTTCTCACAGGAGCGTTGAACTGGCGGCCTGGACAAGTCTGGCGAGGGCCGCGAGACATCGAAGCACTCGGAAAGCGAGTGGCGGAACTGGAACCGGATGGGAAGGGCTTGCCCGTGCTGCTTCGGCAGTACGCGAATCTGGGCGGGGATATTATTTGCCTGAACCTGGACCAACAGTTTAGTAACGCACTGGATGGCCTGATTCTTCTGGATCTTCAGCGCGTCCCCTTGCGCATGATGCGGCGCTACTTTGGAGAGGAAGGTGTTTGCCGCTTCCTTTCTGTAGCACAAGAAGATCAGAAGGATTGCGGAGTGAGGCGCACACGTTTCGAGAACAGCGTTCGCCAATCTTGA
- a CDS encoding Glu/Leu/Phe/Val family dehydrogenase has product MASQNFQRAADILELKPDVRAMVLAPERVLTVSVPVKMDNGLITCFEGYRVQHNTTRGPAKGGIRFHPGVTLDEVKALATWMTWKCAVVDIPFGGGKGGVTCNPKKMSVAELERLTRRYTSAILPIIGPDRDIPAPDVYTNAQTMAWIMDTYSMTQGHLVQGVVTGKPIALGGSPGRNEATARGVFNTIECVSQHLKLKIKGSKVVVQGFGNAGSIVAHLLDGAQADVIAVSDSQGCIYDKNGLHIAKLMMHKERTGSVKDFPGSEPISPEELLALECDFLIPAALENSIDSHNAHSIRAKVIAEAANGPLTPEADAIVDAKGVFVIPDILCNAGGVTVSYFEWVQNTQHMAWDVNEVNSRLERVMHRSFAKVLEIHQERKVNMRTAAGVLAIDRVVEATMLRGLYP; this is encoded by the coding sequence ATGGCGAGTCAGAACTTCCAGCGCGCTGCGGATATTCTTGAGTTGAAGCCCGATGTCCGTGCCATGGTCCTTGCACCCGAGCGCGTCCTCACCGTAAGCGTCCCCGTGAAAATGGACAATGGCCTCATCACTTGTTTCGAAGGCTACCGCGTCCAGCACAACACCACTCGTGGTCCGGCAAAGGGCGGAATCCGCTTCCATCCGGGCGTGACTCTCGATGAAGTCAAAGCACTGGCAACCTGGATGACCTGGAAATGCGCTGTTGTCGACATTCCCTTTGGTGGCGGCAAGGGCGGCGTAACCTGCAACCCGAAGAAGATGAGCGTCGCCGAACTGGAACGGCTGACTCGTCGTTATACCAGCGCCATTCTTCCCATCATCGGACCCGACCGAGATATCCCTGCCCCTGACGTGTATACAAACGCACAAACGATGGCATGGATTATGGACACTTACAGCATGACCCAGGGTCATCTGGTCCAGGGTGTCGTCACTGGCAAGCCAATCGCGCTTGGTGGTTCTCCCGGACGCAATGAAGCCACTGCACGAGGCGTCTTCAACACCATCGAATGCGTCTCGCAGCACCTCAAGCTGAAGATCAAAGGATCGAAGGTCGTCGTCCAGGGCTTTGGCAACGCCGGCTCGATTGTGGCCCATCTGCTCGACGGCGCTCAAGCCGACGTGATCGCTGTCAGCGACTCGCAGGGTTGCATCTACGACAAGAACGGCCTTCACATTGCCAAGCTCATGATGCATAAGGAGCGTACCGGCAGCGTCAAGGACTTCCCGGGTTCCGAGCCGATCAGCCCTGAAGAACTGCTCGCTCTCGAGTGCGACTTCCTGATTCCTGCTGCATTAGAGAATTCGATCGACAGCCACAACGCACACTCGATTCGCGCTAAGGTCATCGCAGAAGCCGCCAACGGCCCGTTGACGCCGGAAGCCGATGCGATTGTCGATGCTAAGGGCGTCTTTGTGATTCCGGACATCCTCTGCAACGCCGGCGGCGTGACGGTTTCCTACTTCGAGTGGGTTCAGAATACGCAGCATATGGCCTGGGACGTTAACGAAGTGAACTCCCGGCTGGAGCGTGTCATGCACCGTAGCTTTGCCAAGGTGCTGGAGATCCATCAGGAACGCAAGGTCAACATGCGCACTGCCGCTGGTGTTCTCGCGATTGATCGTGTGGTGGAAGCCACCATGCTTCGCGGACTCTATCCGTAA